The genomic segment AGCCCTCGCCCATCTCCCCAACATTTCTAATTTCCAAACTGGTGTCTGACGAAAATTAGGGCTCTGAGTCTGAGAGAGACCTTAGATTTGGGGCAGTATTCGCAGCATCTGCAGTTATTCTTTCTTCGATTTCAGCGATCAGCAGCAAATGTCGCCTCCTCCTGGACCCTACTCCGGTACCAGCACTCTCGCCTTGGTTAACCATCCACCTCCGCCAGCTTTAATTTCTCACAATTTCATTGATGTCTGAtctaatttggatttttttttcgttttcgtATAACTGGTGGCAGGTGGCTCGTGCTTCAGCCTTCACGTTTGGAGTCGTCTATGGAAATTTGAAGCTTAAGTATCTTAAGGTATTATTCtctattatttttctatttttctctaatttttctctaattttcttttgtttacttttgtcTGATTTTGAGTTCTTTTTGGGTAATATTTTTTGTCATTTGGTGATTTGGGTTTACATAGTCAGAAATGAACATGTAAGGATATCTGTTCACTTTTCTGTTCTGCACTTTTGTTCACTTGAAAACTACTTTTCTGTTCTGCTGTAAGAATATCTGTTCCATAGCACCATATGTCAGAGAGAGCTGTAATGCTATTGAGATTTGTACAAATTCATTAAACATAGGATAAATACTTGATAATGCAAATGTTTGTACTTGTCATGAGTTCAATTTGTGTGACAAAATAatgtattttcatttattttatttgagtaTTTTGTTGGCTTTGGGCTTTCATGACACCGTGACTCTCAGGCCAGAATATTGCAAAACCCATTCTGGCTACGTATCCTTCTCAAATGTCTCAAATGGCCCTGCTTCTGATCATTCCGTTGTGAAGATATGAAGTAGGAGTCATGTGTTTGTGCATGACTATCAGAGGCCTACTTACAAATCCTGGGGTGACGTGACTCAATACTATAAGAGAAGAAAGGAAGCTTATCGTGCTGAACGGACTTCTAGTTTGCCTAGTTTGACAGATGGAAGTGATCACAAATTTAGACAACAAAGCACTGATAATGACTTATCTTGTCCATCTACTAGTAATTCACCTCTCTCGTTCAGAAATGTTCATGATTCAGCTTGTTCTTCAGGAAACCTTAGCCTACCGAATATCGTAAGTGTGAATACAATTGCACCAGATCGTGAGATGAAGGACAACTTTTCAAGTAGCAGACAGTCTTATACATCAAATAGCCAACAAGCAGATATACACTGGAAAATCTCTCCGAGGACAATGCAGTTACCTCCAAAGTCTTCCCAACCTAAAATTTCCCTGCCAAAATTATTCGAAGAACAGAAAGAAAAGTATCCCTCAATTGATAAAGGCAGTGCTCATAATGTAACAAAAAGGGAGGCTGCTGCTGAAAAGTCTGTTGGTGTTGACAAAATAAATGGAACCCCCACAGGAAAAGGATCTGTGGAACCAGAAGCTATTATCCAGTCAAATCTTCGTGAGAGGCTTGGTTGCATTTATGACAAGGTTCTTGTGGTTGATACTGTCTCTGCTGCAAAGGAAGTAGTTGGTATGCTCACAAATCAATACAGGCATATGGTCCATGCATGTGACACGGAAGTATGTTTTTCATTTGACTTGCTTTTAGACTATTTTACATTTGCAATTTTGCATACAACCAGTTGAATTCTGTACTTTAATTATCTTATTCGCTTAATATTCATGTTCTCTCCAGTagcattcaatttttttttgggagctcATTTTACTGGTTTCTGCTAATGTCTAGGTATCAAAGATTGATGTTAAGTAGGAAACACCAGTTGATCATGGAGAAATTGTATGCTGCAGTATTTATTGTGGATCGGAAGCGAATTTTGGAAATGGCAAGTCTTGTATCTGGGTAGATCTTCTTGATGAGGACGGGAGGAatcttttggctgaatttgCTCCTTTTTTTGAAGACCCGTCAATTAAAAAGGTAAAGATTTTTTGTATGTAATTCTGTGTGGGGCTCTTTGTTGCTCATCAGTTCTTCGAATGATTATATGCCATGTGGGGAACTGCACTGGCTTGTTTTTCTGTAGGTGTGGCACAACTATAGCTTTGATAACCATGTTATAGCGAATTATGGACTTAAACTTGCTGGCTTCCATGCTGATACAATGCACATGGCCCGATTGTGGAATTCATCAAGAAGATTAGAAGGTGGGTATTCTCTGGAAGTCCTTACCGTGATTATTCTGTCATGTCCGATGCTAGGTTATGCCTTGGTGAAGAGTTGATTGGTAAGGTGTCAATGCAAAACCATctttgggaagaaaaaaatatCTGTTCACTTGAAGCTCCTGAATCTGTGCAGAGCAATGGGTGGTGTAGAAAGGTTGAAATTGAATGGGGAAACCATGCCCTATCCAACAGAGTTCAGGAAGCTGTCCAGGCAATGTTAAACTTTGTCAAAAGAGAGAGCCCCAAGGGATGGGATGACCCATGGAGTTAAATATcaactttgttttcctttttttttgaattgttaTGTCATTGAATTCAGGCAATGGTGGTCTTCCttttagttgtttgatttttttataGGTACGGAATGGCATCTATAGCGAAGTTATTAGATTAGTatagtttcttttcttctgaAAGAACTTAGAGTTTCAATGGAAAGTTCAAAGACTTGTATATTTGACATAATTGTGGCATGAATGAACTGAAGGATTATTTGTTGTTCTACATTGGATCTCGGTGTTATTATATGGTGTGATTAATTTCTCTTTACCTATGTATTCCTAGCAATTAAAAGTGTTAGCATAGCGTAGCTTCTAAAGCAATATTCTAATGTGGTAGAATAACTATCTTGACACTTtcaattatcaagaaaaatatttttgttggTAGATGAGATGCTATAACAACATAGTTTTCCTGACATATTTTAATGCTACGAGGCTATCCCCATATTGGAAGGGACAACACTCGTCCCAGGTGTGAGGAAAGGTAACATGTCAGGTTAGATTATCTATACTGACACCTTTAAATGCCGctaaagggtatttttgttgtagtgagaGTGGTTACCTCGAGCCACGCCCACACGCCTTATCGTTTCTTTGGCGCAAAAGAGGAGGAAAGTACTTTTACTAATTGCATTGCCTAAGGTAATTTTTTtcgtcaaacaaaaaaaatggtaaCTAAGTGTGATTTGTTGGGTAACCAAAAAAACGACATTATAAATTGCATCTAAATGTGATTTCTTGCATCATTAATTAGTTATCACATGACGAGGAAATGATAGGctgcaatttattcatttattttattattaattcctcctattacctgacttgatgtggattaattgcaggattctactcatttttagtattttgcatttatttcagggagtagaacgaaaatacgaTAACAAGTGCCAAGTTTGACAGAAAAGATGTCCAAGCCACAGAGCTTATTCCAGGGATATTTTTGGCAAAGAGGAGATGATGCCCATTTTGGTAATTTCCGCAAGAAACGACGGACGGAGGGCTTCTCCCTCCTGGTGAGCCGCCGCAATAAGAAGGGAGAAAAAGGGATCACAAAGGGAGCTGGCTTTTGCTGGGGTCTTGATCTGTAGCTTAGCCGTTTTTGTTGACTTCTCTTTTGGATTGATTTTCTTTGGGGAAGAAACTTACGAATGTCTTGTAGCTT from the Coffea arabica cultivar ET-39 chromosome 11e, Coffea Arabica ET-39 HiFi, whole genome shotgun sequence genome contains:
- the LOC113719635 gene encoding DNA polymerase I A, chloroplastic/mitochondrial-like, which encodes MKDNFSSSRQSYTSNSQQADIHWKISPRTMQLPPKSSQPKISLPKLFEEQKEKYPSIDKGSAHNVTKREAAAEKSVGVDKINGTPTGKGSVEPEAIIQSNLRERLGCIYDKVLVVDTVSAAKEVVGMLTNQYRHMVHACDTEVSKIDVK